DNA from Candidatus Binatia bacterium:
CTGTGGGTCGCGCCCGTGGCAATGCTCTTCGGTGTGGTGATGCTCTCGGCGGTCGCTCACCAGACCCTCTCGACCGGGATGCGGCCCCTCGAGGCCATGCGGCGATACGCCGGGACGCCGTTTGCTGCGGTGTGGGCCCTCGGCGCCCTCTTCTCTTCGGTCATCTGGCACTTCTCCCACTACGCGCTCGCCTCCGCGGTGGTCGTGGACCTGGCCGACGTCGCCGGCGTCTCCGGCGTCCGACCACTCTGCGCCGGCGTGTTGATCCTCGTCTGGGCGATCGGCCTCAGTCTGATGTACGGCACGTCGTACCGACTCGTCCGCATCTACGAGCGAATCCTCAAGTACATCGTGTGGGGCGTCATCCTCTCGTTCGGCCTGGTCGTCGCGCGAACGGGCATCTCCGACGTCGGCGCGCTCGTGCGCGGATTCACGGCCTTCGAGTTTCCTGCGGACCGCAACGGCGTCGCCGCGGCCACGCTCGTGGCGAGTACATTCGCGGCCGCGGTCGGCATCAACATGCTCTTCCTCTATCCCTACAGCCTGCTCGCACGCGGCTGGACGCGGGAACATCGCGGACTCGCGCGGTTCGACCTCGGGGCCGGGATGTTGGTTCCGTACACGATCGCCGCGAGCCTCATCACGATCGCCGCCGCGAACACGATCCTCCTCGATCCGGGCTACGACGGCACCCGCCTTTCGCCCGTGCAGGCCGCGCAGACGCTGGGCGCGGTCATCGGCCCCGAGATTGGCCGCGTCGTGTTCGGTCTCGGCATCCTCGGGATGGCGCTCAGCAGCATGACCCTACACATGCTCGTTTCGGGATTCGTGTGCGCCGAGGTCTTTGGCTGGGAGTTCGGCGGAACGAAGTACAAGCTCGCGACACTCATCCCGGCGCCGGGCATCCTCGGATGCCTTTACTGGAGTGACATCGCCGTGTGGGTCGCTGTGCCGACCAACATCGTCTGCGGCCTCTTCCTCCCCCTGGCGTACCTCGGCTTCATCCGCTTGCAGCGGAACCGCAACTACCTGGGGAACGACACGCCGAGCGGGACCACGGCCAACTTGTGGCTCGCGGCCATGTCTCTCACCACGCTGTTCCTCGCGGCCTTCTACGGCTGGTACCTCGTCTCGAAGGGCCCCGGCTATCTCCAGACGCTGCTCGGCGGCCCAGGCGCCTGATGACCAAGGGCGGACCGACGGAGTCCTGCGTCGACTGTGTTCTCCTGGCCAGCCGCTACACGCTACTCGAAGAGACGGCCCTCGGCGGACCCCTCCCCGCCTGCGCGGAACGCGGCGTCTCCGTCATCGCCGCGGGAGTGTTCAACAGCGGGCCCCTCGCCGGTCCTGACGGCGCACGACTCGAATGCGGACAACGGCGGCGCGTGCGCACACGTCGAGACGTTCGCCAACGTCACACCGATCGACGAAACCGATCGCCGGCGGCTCGCCCTCACACGCGATGCCGTCCTCGCCTCGAGGTCTGAACGGAAGTGACTCGCGTTGATCCCTTGCTCGCGCGGCGCCAAGGTCGGCACGGACGACAGGTTCAATGCATGGAGACCCCAAGCTTCGCGTCGTGGCAGCAGTCTGGAACCACGCGCTGCCGAAGACTGTCGAGCGTCGCTTCGAACGGCGCGGGCACGGCTCCTTCTCCGGTCAGAGCCTGCGGGACAAGCCGGGCGCTGCCTTGCCCGAGACGAGCGGAAGATCGAGATAGCTCTTGATACCGGGCTCCGCGCGACACACCGCCGGAATCGCGCTGATCCCGTGCGTCGCCGTCGCGACGATGCCCGGGTTGCGCTCGAGCCCCTCCTCGGGGGTTTCGGGATGCCAGCCGTGGAACGTCGCCTTGCCCGAGGGGTCGCCCGTGACCTCGACCTCGAACCGCTCACCCTCGGGACCGAACGTCCAGCCGGTATCGAAGCCCTCCTCGCCCATGAACCAGTTCGTGCGCACCGTGATCACCGGCTCCCCGCGAACGGACGCCTGCCACGTGAAGCGCTGCGCGGCGACGAGCCCCGGCTCGATCACGCCGATCGGCGAATCGAGCGGCTTCGTCGCGATACCGATCTCGTGGGACGTCGTCTTCTCTGCATCGAGATCGAAACCCAGCGCGTCGGCGACCATGTCCATCGATTGAATGAAGCCGTCTGCGAGCATTGCCGGCATCGAGCTCTTACGGGCTTCTTCCGGCGTCTTGCCGAAAAGCATGATCTCGCCCACGACGAACGGAGCACCGTACGACCGCAGGTCCGACCACTCCTCGGCGCGCACGTGAGTGATCGCGCGCGACAACGCGGAGACCATGAGCGGAAAGCGCTCCGTGATGCCGCCGGGGTGAATCCCCGTGCCGTGAAGCGTGACGCCGCCCTTCTGACAGGCGGACTCGACGTCCGACCAATCGCGCTCGCCGCGGTAGAACCAGTTCAGCGGCGTCACGATGTTCTTGCCGGACTCGAGGATGCGCAGAACCGTCTTCTTCTCGCCCATGATCGGCGAGTAGAAAACGCAGTCCGCATCCGTCGCGAGCAAGGCGTCGATGTCGTTCGTGGCGGCCACGCCGACCGGAGCCTCGCCCGCGAGTTCTCCCGCGTCCCGACCGACCTTCGCGTCGCTATGCACCCAGGCCCCGACCAGATCGAGCTCGGGATGTGAGAGGATACCCTGAATTCCGGCGCAGCCTACGCCGCCGGTCGCCCACTGGATTACCTTGAACGTCACAGGAACCCGTCTACCGCAGGAGGCCAACGGCGTCGATGCCGAGCCGCGTCATCCTCCGTTGCGCGACGGATAGCTCCCACAGACGCAGAGGATGTAGTGCAGACCGAGGTCCGGTGCATGCTGTTGTGGGCGATGCTTCCGCTCTCGGGCCCGACGGTCCCCGGCCCCATCTTCGGAGGGTTCGGTTGCCAGGTGACTCTTGCGGTTAGGGGAAGATGCATCGCGGCGTTTGCAGGGGGGACACGGGAGCTTCCCCTGATCTCGGCCGGGCGCGGGTCTGGGCCAGGGGCCTCCGCATCGTATCTTTCTTGGGCCGGTGCTCCCGTCCCCGATCGTGCACATCAGCCCACGCCTCGGCGTCGGGCCGGCCGAGCTACAGGGAGTTCGCTCTCGAGCGAGCCGGGCCCCTCAGAGAACGACCCGGCTACTCGACGTAGTACGCTCCCATCAGCAGCAACATCTCATCCTCGGTACTCACGCCACCGCCCAGGACACAGGCGTCACAAACGCCGTCGCCCGCGCCCGGAGAGCTGTCGCACGAGGCACCGTCGGCCGAGCCGGAGCAACTGGCACCGACGTCACCCGCCGTACACGCCACCGGCTGGCAGATGCCTGCCGCGTTTGCCGGCGTATTCGAGCGGCGCTTCACGCCGATCGGATCCATCTCGCCGTCCGCGTCGAGACCGTTCTCATAGTACGCGCAGAACGTGATCTCCCGGTCCGCCGCATCCGGAGAGTCGAATGCGAGGGCCGGTTTGTAGTACTGGTTGGTCGGATCGTTGTAGACGAAGTTCTCGTAGATCTGAGTCCCGTCGGCCATCTCTACCCAGAATCGCTTCCCGCGCTTGTGGGTGTGCGAGATCAAATTGAACAACCGCGCCCCTTCCGGGAGCGTGATCGTCTGGCACAACGTCTCGGTGCCGTACGGCGGCGTGCTCTGCCCGAAGATGTTTTGTGCGGCGAATAGGCGGCTGATCGGGACACGCTGCTCGGTCGCGTACGTGTAGTTCAGGCGGGCATGCATCATCGTAGACTGGGTCGTCACGTTGAACGCGTGCGAGTTCCACAGCCAATATCCCTTGAGCGGGATCTCGGCGAAGACACCATCGGCCAGCTCCTGAACCTCGTTGGATTGCTGGGCGACCATCAACTGCTCGCGCCGACTGGCATCGAACTCGCCGACCCCGATGCACGCAACCGTATTGACCGGCGCGCTCGCGCACGCCGCGCCTTCACCGCAACCGCCGATGTCCGTCGCCTCACAGGGCTCTCCGTGGCGTTCGCCGCCGGCGCAGAAGAACTCCCCGAAGCTGCTCGAGTGGGCAGCTGCGAGCCCGTAGAGGATCAAATGGTGCGACTGCGGGTCCTGCCGAAGATCAGACGCGGAGATGCGGAAGTGGCTACCGGCTGCGTTCTGGAACTCCGCGGGAACCTCATCCGTCAGGTCGTAGTACTGCGCCAAGCAGATCTCACGCTCGGTACCGGCTCCGAGCTCATACTGCGGCATGACCAGCTGTAGCCCCTCTTCGGCCGACGGCGGATCGAGCGGCCGGATGATGATGGGCTCGGGGTCGGGCAAGCAGCCGTCGACGAGATCCTGCGTCTCGTCGACCGTGCCGTCCACCGGAGCACCGGCCTTGATCCACACACGGACCAACTCCAACTCGTTCATGGAGAGAGCCGTGCTCCCAATAGGCATCGTTGAGCCACCGACCGCTACGGCCTCGGGCGTCGTCTTCGCGGCGAGCTTCAGCCAGAGGTAGCTCCGGTCGTTGTCGCCGGGCCTGATGCGCGGGAAGGCGCTGCCGGTCGAACTAACTTCGAGGAGATTCGCGTATGAGACGTCCGCGGAGAGATCGAGACCACCCGACGCAGCACTCCCGTGACACGCCTCGGCCGTACAACCGTGCGGCTCGAAGATGGTCTGCTGAATCGCGTCGAACGTACCCGTGAACGTCGTGTCGCAACCGTCGACGGGCGGCTCGGGATCGGTCGGGCCGGGCGGCTCGGGTTCCGAATCCGGCGGCATCTCGACCGGCGTCGACGTGGCTCCCCGGCCGTCGGAAGACGAGCCACTGCTGCCACACCCCGCGCCGATCAGGGCGACGACGGCGAGCGAAACGACCGAGAGATTGTAGGTCCAGAAGCGAGCCCTCACCATCTAAGATTTAGCACAGATGACGCGTGGGACACATTGGGAAATTAACCGAACAGACGCTCGGAGCGCCCAGTGGCGCCGCGCCGCGAAAGACAGAGAAGGCCGCAGGCGCAGCTCGAATCTTGCGGTTACTTCAGCGGATTCAGGTCGCGATCGTCCCGGGCGGCACCAAGCCCCGCGACAACGTCATCGCGTCGGCTCCCGTCGGGCGACACCAGCGTGGGCAATCCCTGCGCGTCGTGAGCTGGGGCTGGCACTACCTGTCGATCGTGCTCGACGAGGACTCGCGCTACCTCCTGGTGTGGACAATCGGCACGACGATGAAGGCATCGGACGTGATCCAAAGGCTGGACCTGGCGCGAGCGAAGGGGGGCGTCGACGAAGTGGCGGTCGTGCATCGACTTCGACTGCTGAGCGACAACAGCCCCTGTTACGTCTCCGGTGAGCTGGCGACCTACCTCGGTCGCCACGGGATGGAGCACACACGAGGAGCGCGGTACCATCCGCCGCAAGCCTACTCTACCGCCGAGGAATCAGTGGGGCGCCTGATACGGCTGCATTCCCGCGGCCCCATCCGCTGGACGGTCGGACTCCCAACTGCGAGAAACCCGCGACATGGCAGACACGTACCGCATCTTCGGCGCAGAGCTCTCCCCCTACTCCGTCAAAACCCGGTCGTACTACCGCTACAAGGGCATCCCACATGAGTGGATCGTCCGAAGTGGGAACACGATGGCGGAGTACCAGAAGTATGCGCGACTGCCGATCATCCCCGCCGTCGCGACCCCCGAAGACGAAGGCTTGCAAGACTCGACCCCGATTCTCGAGGCGATGGAGGCGAAGTTCCCGGAACCGTCCACGCACCCGCCCGGGGCCGCCCTCAAGTTCCTGTCGGAGCTGCTCGAGGAATTCGGCGACGAGTGGGGCAACAAGTGGATGTTCCACTACCGCTGGGCCGATGAAGCGGACCAGCGGTCGGCCGCGACACGCCTCGTCGACGCGATGATGCCCGACGCGCCCGAAGCCGACCGGGCCGCCATGGCCGGCCAGATTCAGGAGCGCATGGTCGGTCGCGTGGGCGTCGTCGGCTCGAACGAGCACACGGCGCCCATCATCGAAGCGTCCTTCACAAACGGCGCCGAACTGCTCGAGAAGCATCTCGTGGGTCGGCCCTACCTCTTCGGCGGCCGACCGTCCTTCGCCGACTTCGGACTGTGGGGCCAGGTCTACAATGCGTGGACAGACCCGACGTGCGGCAAGATCCTGAACCAAAAACCGGCGGTCCGCGCCTGGATCGATCGCATGCTCGACCCGAAAGCCGAGGGGGACTTCGAGAGTTGGGACACTCTCGCTCCGACGCTCGAACCGATTCTGCAACAAGAGGTGCGGATCTTCCTCGTCTGGGCCTCCGCGATCGCCGAGGCGATCGGCTCCGGCGCCGACGACATGACGGTCGATCTCGACGGCAAGAAGTGGTCGCAGACCGTCGGCGGCCCGCAGAAGTACCACGCGAAGTCGCTCAAGGAGATGCGGCGGAAGTACGCGGAAGTCAACGGCGATGACGAGCTGCGCGCGATCCTCGAGCGCTCCGGCTGCCTCGGCTCCCTCGCCTGACGCATGCGCACTTTCGATCTTTCACGGCGCCTCGTCGCCGAAGGCGTCGGCACCGGCTTCCTTCTCTGCGCGATCGTCGGCTCTGGGATCATGGCCGAGCGACTGGCGGGCGGGAACGAAGCCCTGGCGTTGCTGGCGAACACGGTGTCCACGGGCGCCGTGCTC
Protein-coding regions in this window:
- a CDS encoding divalent metal cation transporter, whose amino-acid sequence is MSDSGRLQGEDLDAVRAGLRLAHPPDPAQLENERARLAAADAAPLGQRLRVYGSMVGPGYMQSAMTLGGGTATAALFSGAVFGYALLWVAPVAMLFGVVMLSAVAHQTLSTGMRPLEAMRRYAGTPFAAVWALGALFSSVIWHFSHYALASAVVVDLADVAGVSGVRPLCAGVLILVWAIGLSLMYGTSYRLVRIYERILKYIVWGVILSFGLVVARTGISDVGALVRGFTAFEFPADRNGVAAATLVASTFAAAVGINMLFLYPYSLLARGWTREHRGLARFDLGAGMLVPYTIAASLITIAAANTILLDPGYDGTRLSPVQAAQTLGAVIGPEIGRVVFGLGILGMALSSMTLHMLVSGFVCAEVFGWEFGGTKYKLATLIPAPGILGCLYWSDIAVWVAVPTNIVCGLFLPLAYLGFIRLQRNRNYLGNDTPSGTTANLWLAAMSLTTLFLAAFYGWYLVSKGPGYLQTLLGGPGA
- a CDS encoding dihydrodipicolinate reductase, encoding MTFKVIQWATGGVGCAGIQGILSHPELDLVGAWVHSDAKVGRDAGELAGEAPVGVAATNDIDALLATDADCVFYSPIMGEKKTVLRILESGKNIVTPLNWFYRGERDWSDVESACQKGGVTLHGTGIHPGGITERFPLMVSALSRAITHVRAEEWSDLRSYGAPFVVGEIMLFGKTPEEARKSSMPAMLADGFIQSMDMVADALGFDLDAEKTTSHEIGIATKPLDSPIGVIEPGLVAAQRFTWQASVRGEPVITVRTNWFMGEEGFDTGWTFGPEGERFEVEVTGDPSGKATFHGWHPETPEEGLERNPGIVATATHGISAIPAVCRAEPGIKSYLDLPLVSGKAAPGLSRRL
- a CDS encoding DDE-type integrase/transposase/recombinase, which gives rise to MRLLQRIQVAIVPGGTKPRDNVIASAPVGRHQRGQSLRVVSWGWHYLSIVLDEDSRYLLVWTIGTTMKASDVIQRLDLARAKGGVDEVAVVHRLRLLSDNSPCYVSGELATYLGRHGMEHTRGARYHPPQAYSTAEESVGRLIRLHSRGPIRWTVGLPTARNPRHGRHVPHLRRRALPLLRQNPVVLPLQGHPT
- a CDS encoding glutathione S-transferase family protein encodes the protein MADTYRIFGAELSPYSVKTRSYYRYKGIPHEWIVRSGNTMAEYQKYARLPIIPAVATPEDEGLQDSTPILEAMEAKFPEPSTHPPGAALKFLSELLEEFGDEWGNKWMFHYRWADEADQRSAATRLVDAMMPDAPEADRAAMAGQIQERMVGRVGVVGSNEHTAPIIEASFTNGAELLEKHLVGRPYLFGGRPSFADFGLWGQVYNAWTDPTCGKILNQKPAVRAWIDRMLDPKAEGDFESWDTLAPTLEPILQQEVRIFLVWASAIAEAIGSGADDMTVDLDGKKWSQTVGGPQKYHAKSLKEMRRKYAEVNGDDELRAILERSGCLGSLA